The following proteins are encoded in a genomic region of Stutzerimonas stutzeri:
- a CDS encoding NAD-dependent epimerase/dehydratase family protein: protein MTRYESLLNELPLSPKTWLITGVAGFIGSNLLETLLRLDQYVVGLDNFSTGHQRNLEEVKSSVSAEQWARFRFNEGDIRNLDVCHRVCAGIDYVLHQAALGSVPRSINDPITTNSTNIDGFLNMLVAARDAQVKSFTYAASSSTYGDHPGLPKVEDVIGKPLSPYAVTKYVNELYADVFARTYGFNTVGLRYFNVFGKRQDPSGAYAAVIPKWISAMIRGEHVYINGDGTTSRDFCFIENTVQANLLAATSIEKCSLNQVYNVAVNARTSLNELFHLLKDELDERGMTVTQRQPFYRDFREGDVRHSQADINKVKNLLGYVPCYDVKIGISSAMPWYLGFLGAK, encoded by the coding sequence ATGACCCGATACGAATCATTACTGAACGAATTGCCGTTAAGTCCTAAAACGTGGCTTATAACTGGTGTGGCGGGCTTCATTGGCTCAAATTTGTTGGAAACTTTGCTCCGACTCGATCAGTATGTTGTTGGCTTGGATAATTTTTCCACCGGCCACCAGCGCAATTTAGAAGAAGTCAAAAGTTCGGTGAGCGCTGAGCAATGGGCGCGGTTCAGATTCAACGAGGGCGATATCAGAAACCTAGACGTTTGCCACAGGGTCTGCGCTGGGATTGATTATGTCTTGCACCAAGCTGCCCTTGGTTCCGTACCCCGCTCAATTAACGATCCGATAACCACGAACAGCACTAACATAGATGGATTTCTTAATATGCTGGTAGCCGCTCGTGACGCTCAGGTGAAGAGCTTCACTTATGCCGCCAGCAGTTCGACCTATGGGGACCATCCGGGGTTGCCAAAAGTTGAAGATGTGATCGGAAAGCCACTTTCCCCGTATGCTGTGACCAAGTACGTCAACGAACTATACGCTGATGTTTTTGCCCGTACTTACGGTTTTAATACTGTAGGTTTGCGCTATTTCAATGTCTTCGGAAAGCGCCAAGATCCCAGCGGGGCTTACGCCGCGGTAATACCCAAGTGGATTTCAGCAATGATTCGAGGGGAGCATGTCTATATAAATGGCGACGGCACAACTAGTCGAGATTTTTGCTTTATAGAAAACACAGTTCAAGCCAATCTGCTCGCGGCGACCTCCATAGAAAAGTGCTCCTTGAACCAAGTTTACAATGTTGCCGTGAATGCACGCACTAGCCTGAACGAATTGTTTCATTTGCTTAAAGATGAACTAGATGAAAGGGGCATGACTGTTACGCAGCGGCAGCCTTTTTATCGTGATTTTCGTGAAGGGGATGTGCGCCACTCGCAAGCGGATATTAATAAAGTAAAGAACCTTTTAGGTTATGTGCCATGTTACGACGTAAAAATTGGAATAAGTTCAGCTATGCCATGGTATTTGGGGTTTTTAGGTGCTAAATAA
- the tviB gene encoding Vi polysaccharide biosynthesis UDP-N-acetylglucosamine C-6 dehydrogenase TviB, translating to MVSLQEVKLAVIGLGYVGLPLAVEFGKRRAVVGFDINNPRIEALQAGHDATLEVSDVELKQAEMLTYTAKLEDLKDCNVFIVTVPTPIDEHKQPDLTPLIKASESIGKILKKGDIVIYESTVYPGATEEDCVPVLEKISGLQFNVDFFAGYSPERINPGDKEHRVTTIKKVTSGSTPEVAGLVDDLYNQIITAGTHKATSIKVAEAAKVIENTQRDLNIALINELAIIFNKMGIDTEAVLQAAGTKWNFLPFRPGLVGGHCIGVDPYYLTHKAQSIGYHPEIILAGRRLNDGMGAYVVSQLVKAMLKRRIHVDGARVLVLGLAFKENCPDLRNTRVVDIIGELAEYNIGVNVYDPWVSGTEAQHEYGITPISEPAINAYDGIVLAVAHNEFRDLGVENIRQYGKAEHVLYDLKYVLNAEESDLRL from the coding sequence ATGGTTAGCTTGCAAGAAGTGAAACTCGCCGTCATTGGCTTGGGATATGTCGGCCTACCGCTTGCCGTTGAATTTGGGAAACGTCGTGCTGTGGTTGGGTTCGACATTAACAACCCTCGAATCGAAGCTTTACAGGCAGGCCATGACGCTACCCTCGAAGTAAGCGATGTCGAACTCAAGCAAGCTGAGATGCTCACTTATACCGCTAAGCTCGAAGATCTTAAAGATTGCAATGTATTTATTGTCACAGTCCCCACACCGATAGACGAGCATAAGCAGCCTGATCTCACGCCTTTGATCAAAGCTTCCGAGAGCATCGGAAAAATATTGAAAAAGGGCGATATCGTAATCTACGAGTCCACCGTATATCCGGGAGCCACCGAGGAAGATTGTGTGCCAGTCTTGGAAAAAATTTCCGGGCTGCAGTTCAACGTGGATTTCTTCGCGGGCTACAGTCCGGAGCGAATCAATCCAGGTGATAAAGAACATCGCGTTACGACCATCAAGAAGGTCACGTCCGGATCTACCCCTGAAGTCGCTGGCCTGGTTGATGATCTTTACAACCAGATCATCACGGCCGGGACCCATAAGGCAACCAGCATTAAGGTCGCCGAGGCTGCTAAGGTCATTGAAAATACCCAGCGCGATCTAAACATCGCGCTGATCAACGAGCTTGCAATCATCTTCAACAAGATGGGAATCGACACCGAGGCAGTACTCCAAGCAGCTGGAACGAAATGGAACTTCCTGCCTTTCCGCCCTGGTTTGGTCGGAGGTCATTGCATCGGAGTTGATCCTTATTATTTGACTCATAAAGCTCAGAGCATTGGTTATCATCCTGAAATTATCCTTGCAGGCCGCCGATTAAACGACGGTATGGGTGCTTACGTTGTGTCGCAGCTGGTTAAAGCGATGCTTAAACGACGAATCCATGTCGATGGGGCGCGCGTCCTGGTACTCGGCCTAGCATTTAAGGAGAACTGTCCCGATCTGCGCAACACGCGTGTTGTGGATATTATCGGCGAGCTAGCTGAATACAATATCGGCGTGAATGTCTACGACCCTTGGGTCAGCGGTACGGAAGCTCAGCATGAATATGGAATCACACCGATATCCGAACCGGCAATTAACGCCTACGACGGTATCGTGCTTGCGGTAGCACACAATGAGTTTCGTGATTTGGGTGTCGAGAATATACGCCAGTACGGAAAGGCTGAGCACGTTCTATATGACCTTAAATATGTGCTGAACGCCGAAGAATCCGACCTGCGTTTGTAA
- a CDS encoding acyltransferase: protein MIKKKTGRLYSYFCYYIFGGVSSARAAGVKVGERCRIYIKDFGSEPFLISIGDNVTITAGVKLITHDGSLSLVRDAQGRRFYYAPIQIGDDVFIGVNSIILPGVTIGREVVVAAGSVVTKDIPSGVVVAGAPAKEIMSFSSWRESKLRFPSECSLQEFDAGEYIEKVRAAIAQQK, encoded by the coding sequence ATGATCAAAAAAAAGACGGGGCGGTTATATTCGTACTTTTGCTATTATATATTTGGTGGGGTTAGCTCAGCGCGTGCAGCCGGTGTAAAGGTCGGAGAAAGGTGCCGTATTTACATAAAAGATTTCGGCAGCGAACCATTTTTAATCTCCATTGGGGACAACGTTACTATTACTGCGGGAGTAAAGCTAATCACCCACGATGGTTCGTTGAGTCTAGTAAGAGACGCTCAGGGTAGACGATTTTATTATGCGCCTATACAAATAGGTGATGATGTTTTTATCGGCGTAAATTCAATAATTCTTCCTGGAGTAACTATCGGTCGTGAGGTGGTTGTTGCCGCTGGTTCTGTAGTTACAAAAGACATACCCTCTGGCGTGGTTGTTGCGGGTGCGCCAGCTAAAGAAATAATGAGCTTCTCTTCATGGAGGGAAAGTAAGCTTCGCTTCCCATCCGAATGTTCTTTGCAGGAGTTTGATGCTGGAGAATACATCGAAAAAGTTAGGGCGGCTATAGCTCAACAGAAATAA
- a CDS encoding glycosyltransferase family 4 protein — translation MAIKVIHIIAGLGVGGAELMLQRLIQSSHPAEYEYKVISLTNLGQVGERLESFGIRVVALRMRGGLDLLPTFLSLRRQITEFEPDIVQTWMYHADFLGGLAARSVGVRRVVWGIRTTEIKAGGSLLTRLIRKMCALLSPYIPSRIVCVADAARKVHERVGYASEKMLVIPNGFDIDKLMAAPDQVKAVRQAAGIADNETVIGSVGRFNAVKNQRDFILAAALLVKKHNNLRFLMVGRGLDDTNVDLHKWIEETGRPECFILLGERSDIPSCLAAMDIFCLHSRTEGFPNALGEAMALARPCVVTDVGDAALLVGGAGIVVPKENPLALAEGLEKLLSLSFLERSKLGRLARLRIINDFTMKHASSKFERLYHDLIAEA, via the coding sequence ATGGCTATTAAGGTGATTCATATTATCGCCGGTTTAGGCGTCGGTGGTGCGGAGTTGATGCTGCAGCGCCTAATTCAGAGTAGCCACCCGGCAGAGTATGAGTATAAGGTTATATCACTGACTAATCTTGGACAGGTTGGTGAGAGGTTGGAATCATTTGGTATTAGGGTAGTTGCATTGCGAATGCGCGGAGGGCTTGATCTGCTTCCGACATTTCTTAGCCTTCGTCGACAGATCACCGAGTTTGAGCCTGATATAGTGCAAACTTGGATGTATCACGCCGATTTCTTAGGCGGTCTCGCAGCTCGTTCCGTTGGGGTTCGTCGGGTTGTCTGGGGAATACGCACTACTGAAATAAAGGCTGGTGGCTCGCTTTTAACCCGGTTAATCAGGAAGATGTGCGCACTGCTTTCGCCATATATACCAAGTAGAATTGTTTGCGTAGCAGATGCTGCTCGTAAGGTCCATGAGCGAGTTGGCTATGCTTCGGAAAAAATGTTGGTAATCCCCAATGGCTTTGATATTGATAAATTAATGGCGGCGCCGGATCAGGTGAAGGCTGTCCGCCAAGCGGCTGGAATAGCCGACAATGAGACGGTTATTGGCTCGGTCGGTCGATTTAATGCGGTTAAGAATCAAAGGGATTTCATTCTAGCAGCTGCTCTTCTTGTCAAAAAACATAATAATCTCCGTTTTCTCATGGTTGGGCGCGGGCTAGACGACACTAATGTAGATTTGCATAAATGGATCGAAGAAACTGGGAGGCCGGAGTGTTTTATTCTTCTTGGTGAGCGTTCGGACATACCGTCCTGTCTTGCCGCGATGGATATCTTTTGCTTGCATTCTCGTACGGAGGGCTTCCCTAACGCGCTAGGCGAGGCGATGGCCTTGGCTAGGCCTTGTGTGGTTACGGATGTAGGGGATGCTGCGTTGTTAGTCGGAGGTGCAGGCATTGTTGTACCAAAGGAAAACCCTCTAGCTTTGGCGGAGGGGCTTGAGAAGTTGTTGTCGCTTAGTTTTCTAGAGCGCTCCAAGTTAGGACGTTTGGCGAGATTACGCATTATCAATGATTTTACTATGAAGCACGCCAGTAGTAAGTTCGAGCGGCTTTACCATGATTTGATTGCTGAGGCTTAG
- a CDS encoding MBL fold metallo-hydrolase, which produces MQYPIIEHHGAKDGVTGSCHQLRMNVSASVLIDCGLFQGNDASLPGGSEADRLSIEFPLDTARALIVTHVHIDHVGRIPYLLAAGFDGPILCSEPSAKLLPVVLEDAFKVGISRDQAQVERYIEQVEKRIIALPYQHWFTLLETEDLIARVRLQRAGHILGSAYVEFDLNYLRRNESKRIVFSGDLGAPHAPFLMPPQPPERADILVLESTYGDRLHEDRSTRRQRLEAVIAQALEDPGTVLIPAFSIGRTQELLYELEDIIQSKQRTAADQAPLPAEERTDVRRRAGDEAPASSDMPHLPSGERAGVRGAEPSDNTKPHTEPNWPELPIILDSPLASRFTDAYRALQPYWNQEARERVESGRRPLAFEQLITINSHGDHQRIVNHLTQTARPAIVIAGGGMCSGGRIVNYLKAMLGDKRHNVLFVGYQAKGTPGHEIQTYGPKGGYVYLDGERIDVRAGIAIIGGYSAHADQKGLVEFVTGMQEWPGEIRVVHGEEGAKRELSAQLCALYANKGKDVYVTA; this is translated from the coding sequence GTGCAGTATCCGATCATTGAACATCACGGAGCCAAGGATGGCGTGACGGGCTCCTGCCATCAGCTTCGTATGAACGTCTCGGCCAGCGTGCTGATCGATTGCGGGTTGTTCCAGGGCAACGATGCTTCATTGCCCGGCGGATCGGAGGCGGACCGACTGTCCATCGAGTTTCCACTCGATACGGCCAGGGCGCTGATCGTCACCCATGTTCACATCGATCACGTCGGCCGGATTCCCTATCTCCTTGCGGCGGGCTTCGACGGCCCCATCCTGTGCAGCGAGCCTTCGGCGAAGCTGCTGCCTGTCGTCCTGGAAGATGCCTTCAAGGTTGGCATCAGCCGTGACCAGGCGCAGGTCGAGCGCTACATCGAGCAGGTCGAGAAACGCATCATCGCGTTGCCTTACCAGCACTGGTTCACCCTGCTCGAAACTGAAGACTTGATCGCGCGCGTTCGCTTGCAGCGAGCTGGCCACATCCTCGGCTCCGCTTATGTCGAGTTCGACCTGAACTACCTGCGCCGGAACGAGAGCAAACGCATCGTGTTCTCCGGCGACCTGGGTGCACCGCACGCACCCTTCCTGATGCCGCCGCAGCCGCCCGAACGCGCCGATATCCTCGTGTTGGAAAGCACTTACGGCGACCGTCTTCACGAAGACCGCAGCACCCGCCGCCAGCGCCTCGAAGCCGTTATCGCACAGGCTCTGGAAGACCCAGGCACCGTGCTCATTCCAGCTTTCAGCATCGGCCGCACCCAGGAACTGCTCTACGAACTGGAAGACATCATTCAGAGCAAACAAAGAACAGCCGCAGATCAGGCCCCTCTGCCTGCTGAGGAAAGGACTGACGTGAGGCGAAGGGCCGGCGACGAAGCCCCGGCCAGCTCCGATATGCCCCATCTCCCCTCCGGGGAGAGGGCTGGGGTGAGGGGAGCAGAGCCCAGCGATAACACCAAGCCCCACACGGAACCAAACTGGCCCGAACTCCCCATTATCCTCGACTCACCGCTCGCGAGCCGCTTCACCGACGCCTACCGGGCGCTGCAGCCCTATTGGAACCAAGAGGCGCGTGAACGTGTCGAATCCGGGCGCCGCCCGTTGGCCTTCGAGCAACTCATTACCATCAATAGCCACGGTGATCATCAGCGCATCGTGAATCATCTGACCCAGACTGCACGCCCAGCCATCGTTATTGCCGGTGGCGGCATGTGCAGCGGCGGTCGCATCGTCAATTACCTAAAGGCCATGCTAGGGGATAAACGGCATAACGTTTTGTTTGTCGGCTACCAGGCCAAGGGCACGCCCGGGCATGAGATTCAAACCTACGGACCCAAGGGTGGTTATGTGTATCTGGACGGTGAACGCATTGACGTGCGCGCAGGCATCGCCATTATCGGCGGCTACTCGGCGCATGCGGATCAGAAGGGGTTGGTAGAATTCGTGACCGGAATGCAGGAGTGGCCGGGGGAGATTCGAGTGGTGCATGGGGAGGAGGGAGCGAAGCGAGAATTGTCCGCTCAACTCTGCGCACTATATGCAAATAAGGGCAAGGATGTGTACGTCACTGCCTGA